The Watersipora subatra chromosome 1, tzWatSuba1.1, whole genome shotgun sequence genome has a window encoding:
- the LOC137400798 gene encoding cytosolic carboxypeptidase 2-like isoform X2, whose translation MAARRRQQARLKMQTRADSVPDLTRAEETYNRYMSERLGLRNHMLESDGKVYHGDGVQPRPAHVQTVIDMIRNGCPTIDEWEYAAGQRPNRPTYPDGAAPVIAHPKFKDYIHSKIEPLYTPTLEMPGARTFESQISPFTHKWRGICIVYDAEKSKRDQSHVDPPRNVNYAPHLIFESRFESGNLRQARRVGQFEYELVLKTDVFTKRHTQWYYFRVRNMLPGIIYKFRIVNLLKRDSLYNQGMRPLLYSERNAEENAVGWVRHGHHITYGRNLQHTVCPLLSRELPYYELEWQMEFPFENDTCYLAHCYPYTYSDLKEDLDHLITDTFRSRYAKREIMCETKAGNSCHLLTITDFDCRAKKQYVVVSARVHPGESNSSWMMKGLVNFLTGDTKEAAEIRRKFVYKIVPMLNPDGVIVGNYRCSLQARDLNRNYRHPRRDNFPTVFNIKRLVENINNSVGVFVYCDFHGHSRKSNVFMYGNNPSTTDAGNVRAFLEERMLPFCISRVGGSIFHFESCKFHIRRCKESTGRVVMYRNFNIKNSFTMEATFSGTQLDRDGSRHYNQKDFMNAGKYFALGVMEYASQQADKEKETTMLLDLTKAVTQQILTDSHLTTLDQAAVDIEAVLSSHLNPDKSKQSAQDIASSDIGSSTNISQSDSQSDSADSKRAAVIQALDSITEETLSKCVNILAKLSLPAREAQVSESSDSDSESEPEVPEEKSRKKKKAKTKKKKDKKQVKSSIPSLHDKKEGAISATVKQINRPAADNSALSIQSAQLPLIGNLQDSDYKNANRMDMRSSKGHWSNPYSGRSNGGIPCFSEERSMERAAKRMAELQKRMDEKTASVQTLGPFSEREYFDKDCDIFYDDLALQHRQAEDEITRTIRSHNPHTNVNAKNHMDFLKPEAEEPQFKNSSLTPNTNQFDSKLRRSRTEMFDSRKYSRWQNSADRSPVMETWSEANEHSKIYNSRTDLSRISGSNSTSRFPAATTDSVITTQTASLFDKSNPLSALTREYSEILANKIKASHSRAASKVHGNRSHLLKVLQVNPLHCQPGLE comes from the exons ATGGCAGCTCGTAGGCGGCAGCAGGCAAGGTTAAAAATGCAGACCAGAGCTGACTCTGTCCCTGATCTCACCAGGGCAGAGGAGACTTACAACCGATACATGAGCGAACGTCTTGGCCTTCGCAATCACATGCTTGAGTCAGATGGCAAAGTTTATCATGGGGACGGGGTTCAGCCCCGGCCTGCACATGTCCAGAC aGTTATTGATATGATACG GAATGGCTGTCCAACTATTGACGAGTGGGAATACGCTGCCGGACAGCGACCCAACCGCCCTACATATCCTGATGGTGCTGCCCCCGTTATAGCTCATCCTAAATTCAAAGACTACATACACAGCAAAATAGAGCCTTTGTATACTCCCACTCTTGAGA TGCCTGGTGCTAGAACATTTGAAAGTCAGATAAGCCCGTTTACTCATAAGTGGAGAGGCATATGCATTGTGTATGATGCCGAGAAGTCAAAGAGAGACCAATCTCATGTAGATCCACCCCGCAATGTCAACTATGCTCCCCATCTCATCTTCGAATCGAGATTTGAGAGCGGCAACTTGCGGCAAGCCAGACGAGT AGGCCAGTTTGAATACGAGTTGGTGCTAAAAACTGATGTCTTCACCAAAAGACACACGCAATGGTATTACTTTCGAGTCAGAAACATGCTGCCTGGTATCATATACAAGTTTAGAATAGTCAATCTACTAAAGCGAGACAGCTTGTACAATCAAG GTATGAGACCTTTATTATATTCGGAAAGAAATGCAGAGGAGAATGCAGTGGGCTGGGTCAGGCATGGCCATCATATCAC GTATGGGCGTAACCTTCAACACACAGTGTGCCCACTACTCAGCCGAGAGCTTCCCTACTATGAGCTTGAGTGGCAGATGGAATTTCCATTTGAGAATGACACATGCTACCTAGCCCATTGCTACCCTTACACCTACAGCGATCTCAAAGAAGACTTGGATCATCTCATCACTGATACATTCCGCAGTCGCTATGCCAAGAGAGAAATAATGTGTGAGACAAAAGCAGGCAACAGCTGTCATCTCCTTACCATTACAGATTTTG ACTGCCGGGCAAAAAAGCAATATGTAGTTGTGTCGGCTCGGGTGCACCCAGGAGAATCAAACTCTAGCTGGATGATGAAAGGACTCGTGAATTTCCTAACGGGAGATACAAAGGAGGCAGCT GAAATTCGCCGAAAGtttgtatataaaatagtgCCAATGTTGAACCCAGATGGTGTAATTGTTGGCAACTACAGATGCTCTCTGCAAGCCAGAGATTTGAACAGAAACTACAGACACCCAAGGAGAGACAACTTTCCAACAGTGTTTAACATAAAAAGACTAGTGGAGAACATTAACAACTCTGTTGGg GTATTTGTATATTGTGACTTCCATGGACACAGCCGGAAGTCTAATGTATTCATGTATGGAAACAACCCTTCAACCACAGATGCTGGTAATGTGAGAGCATTTCTTGAAGAGCGAATGCTTCCATTCTGCATATCAAGAGTG GGTGGATCGATATTCCATTTCGAGTCATGCAAGTTCCACATCCGGCGATGCAAGGAGTCAACAGGTCGTGTTGTCATGTACAGAAACTTCAACATCAAGAACAGCTTCACGATGGAGGCAACTTTCAGTGGCACACAGTTGGACAG GGACGGTTCTAGGCACTACAATCAAAAGGATTTTATGAATGCAGGAAAGTACTTTGCTTTAGGAGTCATGGAGTACGCATCTCAGCAAGCAGACAAAGA GAAGGAAACAACCATGCTTCTCGACCTCACCAAAGCAGTCACCCAACAAATACTAACTGATAGTCATCTTACCACCCTCGATCAGGCAGCAGTGGATATAGAAGCAGTGCTCAGCAGCCATCTCAACCCTGACAAGTCCAAACAATCAGCTCAAG ATATAGCATCCAGCGATATTGGTTCCTCTACAAATATCAGCCAGTCAGACAGTCAGTCAGACAGCGCTGACAGCAAACGTGCTGCTGTCATTCAAGCTCTTGACAGCATCACAGAGGAAACACTTTCTAAGTGTGTGAATATTCTAGCGAAGCTCAGCCTTCCTGCGAGAGAAGCTCAAGTCTCCGA GTCGAGTGACAGCGATAGCGAGTCGGAGCCTGAGGTGCCTGAAGAAAAATCTCGTAAGAAGAAAAAAGCGAAGACAAAAAAGAAGAAAGACAAAAAACAAGTAAAGTCTAGCATACCTAGCCTACATGATAAGAAGGAGGGTGCCATCTCGGCAACGGTTAAACAGATAAATCGACCAGCAGCAGACAACTCCGCTTTATCTATTCAATCAGCA CAACTACCTCTTATAGGCAACCTGCAAGATAGTGACTACAAG AATGCAAACAGAATGGATATGAGGTCATCAAAGGGTCACTGGTCCAACCCATACTCAGGTCGCAGTAATGGTGGAATCCCATGTTTTTCAGAAGAGAGAAGCATGGAACGGGCTGCCAAG AGAATGGCTGAGTTGCAGAAGAGAATGGATGAAAAGACAGCTTCTGTGCAAACGCTAGGCCCGTTCTCAGAAAGAGAATATTTTGATAAAGACTGCGACATATTTTATGATGACCTAGCTCTCCAGCATCGTCAGGCGGAAGATGAGATCACAAGAACGATACGATCGCATAACCCCCATACCAATGTGAATGCAAAGAACCACATGG ATTTTCTAAAACCGGAAGCTGAAGAGCCTCAGTTTAAGAACAGCAGTCTCACTCCGAATACCAATCAGTTCGACTCCAAACTGAGACGATCGCGCACAGAAATGTTTGACTCGCGCAAGTATAGCCGGTGGCAGAACTCAGCAGATAGAAGTCCAGTGATGGAAACATGGAGCGAAGCTAATGAGCATAGCAAGATCTACAATAGCCGCACAGACTTGTCAAGAATTAG CGGCTCAAATTCAACCTCAAGATTTCCGGCTGCTACTACTGACAGCGTAATCACTACCCAGACTGCGTCTTTGTTTGACAAGAGCAACCCTCTGAGCGCCCTCACTCGCGAATACTCTGAGATATTAGCCAATAAAATTAAAGCCAGTCACTCGAGG GCTGCGAGTAAAGTACACGGAAACAGATCACATCTGCTGAAGGTCCTACAGGTGAATCCTCTACACTGTCAGCCTGGACTCGAGTAG
- the LOC137400798 gene encoding cytosolic carboxypeptidase 2-like isoform X1: protein MAARRRQQARLKMQTRADSVPDLTRAEETYNRYMSERLGLRNHMLESDGKVYHGDGVQPRPAHVQTVIDMIRNGCPTIDEWEYAAGQRPNRPTYPDGAAPVIAHPKFKDYIHSKIEPLYTPTLEMPGARTFESQISPFTHKWRGICIVYDAEKSKRDQSHVDPPRNVNYAPHLIFESRFESGNLRQARRVGQFEYELVLKTDVFTKRHTQWYYFRVRNMLPGIIYKFRIVNLLKRDSLYNQGMRPLLYSERNAEENAVGWVRHGHHITYGRNLQHTVCPLLSRELPYYELEWQMEFPFENDTCYLAHCYPYTYSDLKEDLDHLITDTFRSRYAKREIMCETKAGNSCHLLTITDFDCRAKKQYVVVSARVHPGESNSSWMMKGLVNFLTGDTKEAAEIRRKFVYKIVPMLNPDGVIVGNYRCSLQARDLNRNYRHPRRDNFPTVFNIKRLVENINNSVGVFVYCDFHGHSRKSNVFMYGNNPSTTDAGNVRAFLEERMLPFCISRVGGSIFHFESCKFHIRRCKESTGRVVMYRNFNIKNSFTMEATFSGTQLDRDGSRHYNQKDFMNAGKYFALGVMEYASQQADKEKETTMLLDLTKAVTQQILTDSHLTTLDQAAVDIEAVLSSHLNPDKSKQSAQDIASSDIGSSTNISQSDSQSDSADSKRAAVIQALDSITEETLSKCVNILAKLSLPAREAQVSESSDSDSESEPEVPEEKSRKKKKAKTKKKKDKKQVKSSIPSLHDKKEGAISATVKQINRPAADNSALSIQSAQLPLIGNLQDSDYKNANRMDMRSSKGHWSNPYSGRSNGGIPCFSEERSMERAAKRMAELQKRMDEKTASVQTLGPFSEREYFDKDCDIFYDDLALQHRQAEDEITRTIRSHNPHTNVNAKNHMDFLKPEAEEPQFKNSSLTPNTNQFDSKLRRSRTEMFDSRKYSRWQNSADRSPVMETWSEANEHSKIYNSRTDLSRIRSVIHLLKLLLCIGTFTSGSNSTSRFPAATTDSVITTQTASLFDKSNPLSALTREYSEILANKIKASHSRAASKVHGNRSHLLKVLQVNPLHCQPGLE from the exons ATGGCAGCTCGTAGGCGGCAGCAGGCAAGGTTAAAAATGCAGACCAGAGCTGACTCTGTCCCTGATCTCACCAGGGCAGAGGAGACTTACAACCGATACATGAGCGAACGTCTTGGCCTTCGCAATCACATGCTTGAGTCAGATGGCAAAGTTTATCATGGGGACGGGGTTCAGCCCCGGCCTGCACATGTCCAGAC aGTTATTGATATGATACG GAATGGCTGTCCAACTATTGACGAGTGGGAATACGCTGCCGGACAGCGACCCAACCGCCCTACATATCCTGATGGTGCTGCCCCCGTTATAGCTCATCCTAAATTCAAAGACTACATACACAGCAAAATAGAGCCTTTGTATACTCCCACTCTTGAGA TGCCTGGTGCTAGAACATTTGAAAGTCAGATAAGCCCGTTTACTCATAAGTGGAGAGGCATATGCATTGTGTATGATGCCGAGAAGTCAAAGAGAGACCAATCTCATGTAGATCCACCCCGCAATGTCAACTATGCTCCCCATCTCATCTTCGAATCGAGATTTGAGAGCGGCAACTTGCGGCAAGCCAGACGAGT AGGCCAGTTTGAATACGAGTTGGTGCTAAAAACTGATGTCTTCACCAAAAGACACACGCAATGGTATTACTTTCGAGTCAGAAACATGCTGCCTGGTATCATATACAAGTTTAGAATAGTCAATCTACTAAAGCGAGACAGCTTGTACAATCAAG GTATGAGACCTTTATTATATTCGGAAAGAAATGCAGAGGAGAATGCAGTGGGCTGGGTCAGGCATGGCCATCATATCAC GTATGGGCGTAACCTTCAACACACAGTGTGCCCACTACTCAGCCGAGAGCTTCCCTACTATGAGCTTGAGTGGCAGATGGAATTTCCATTTGAGAATGACACATGCTACCTAGCCCATTGCTACCCTTACACCTACAGCGATCTCAAAGAAGACTTGGATCATCTCATCACTGATACATTCCGCAGTCGCTATGCCAAGAGAGAAATAATGTGTGAGACAAAAGCAGGCAACAGCTGTCATCTCCTTACCATTACAGATTTTG ACTGCCGGGCAAAAAAGCAATATGTAGTTGTGTCGGCTCGGGTGCACCCAGGAGAATCAAACTCTAGCTGGATGATGAAAGGACTCGTGAATTTCCTAACGGGAGATACAAAGGAGGCAGCT GAAATTCGCCGAAAGtttgtatataaaatagtgCCAATGTTGAACCCAGATGGTGTAATTGTTGGCAACTACAGATGCTCTCTGCAAGCCAGAGATTTGAACAGAAACTACAGACACCCAAGGAGAGACAACTTTCCAACAGTGTTTAACATAAAAAGACTAGTGGAGAACATTAACAACTCTGTTGGg GTATTTGTATATTGTGACTTCCATGGACACAGCCGGAAGTCTAATGTATTCATGTATGGAAACAACCCTTCAACCACAGATGCTGGTAATGTGAGAGCATTTCTTGAAGAGCGAATGCTTCCATTCTGCATATCAAGAGTG GGTGGATCGATATTCCATTTCGAGTCATGCAAGTTCCACATCCGGCGATGCAAGGAGTCAACAGGTCGTGTTGTCATGTACAGAAACTTCAACATCAAGAACAGCTTCACGATGGAGGCAACTTTCAGTGGCACACAGTTGGACAG GGACGGTTCTAGGCACTACAATCAAAAGGATTTTATGAATGCAGGAAAGTACTTTGCTTTAGGAGTCATGGAGTACGCATCTCAGCAAGCAGACAAAGA GAAGGAAACAACCATGCTTCTCGACCTCACCAAAGCAGTCACCCAACAAATACTAACTGATAGTCATCTTACCACCCTCGATCAGGCAGCAGTGGATATAGAAGCAGTGCTCAGCAGCCATCTCAACCCTGACAAGTCCAAACAATCAGCTCAAG ATATAGCATCCAGCGATATTGGTTCCTCTACAAATATCAGCCAGTCAGACAGTCAGTCAGACAGCGCTGACAGCAAACGTGCTGCTGTCATTCAAGCTCTTGACAGCATCACAGAGGAAACACTTTCTAAGTGTGTGAATATTCTAGCGAAGCTCAGCCTTCCTGCGAGAGAAGCTCAAGTCTCCGA GTCGAGTGACAGCGATAGCGAGTCGGAGCCTGAGGTGCCTGAAGAAAAATCTCGTAAGAAGAAAAAAGCGAAGACAAAAAAGAAGAAAGACAAAAAACAAGTAAAGTCTAGCATACCTAGCCTACATGATAAGAAGGAGGGTGCCATCTCGGCAACGGTTAAACAGATAAATCGACCAGCAGCAGACAACTCCGCTTTATCTATTCAATCAGCA CAACTACCTCTTATAGGCAACCTGCAAGATAGTGACTACAAG AATGCAAACAGAATGGATATGAGGTCATCAAAGGGTCACTGGTCCAACCCATACTCAGGTCGCAGTAATGGTGGAATCCCATGTTTTTCAGAAGAGAGAAGCATGGAACGGGCTGCCAAG AGAATGGCTGAGTTGCAGAAGAGAATGGATGAAAAGACAGCTTCTGTGCAAACGCTAGGCCCGTTCTCAGAAAGAGAATATTTTGATAAAGACTGCGACATATTTTATGATGACCTAGCTCTCCAGCATCGTCAGGCGGAAGATGAGATCACAAGAACGATACGATCGCATAACCCCCATACCAATGTGAATGCAAAGAACCACATGG ATTTTCTAAAACCGGAAGCTGAAGAGCCTCAGTTTAAGAACAGCAGTCTCACTCCGAATACCAATCAGTTCGACTCCAAACTGAGACGATCGCGCACAGAAATGTTTGACTCGCGCAAGTATAGCCGGTGGCAGAACTCAGCAGATAGAAGTCCAGTGATGGAAACATGGAGCGAAGCTAATGAGCATAGCAAGATCTACAATAGCCGCACAGACTTGTCAAGAATTAGGTCAGTAATTCACTTGTTAAAGCTTCTACTGTGTATAGGTACATTCACTTC CGGCTCAAATTCAACCTCAAGATTTCCGGCTGCTACTACTGACAGCGTAATCACTACCCAGACTGCGTCTTTGTTTGACAAGAGCAACCCTCTGAGCGCCCTCACTCGCGAATACTCTGAGATATTAGCCAATAAAATTAAAGCCAGTCACTCGAGG GCTGCGAGTAAAGTACACGGAAACAGATCACATCTGCTGAAGGTCCTACAGGTGAATCCTCTACACTGTCAGCCTGGACTCGAGTAG
- the LOC137385450 gene encoding uncharacterized protein gives MYDYQSHFLLLHMSLLPSLYYQVSTTKSLLPSLYYQVSTTKSLLPSLYYQVSTTKSLLPSLTKSLLPSLYYQVSTTKSLLPSLYYQVSTTKSLLLSLYYQVSTTKSLLPSLYYQVSTTKSLLPSLYYQVSTTKSLLPSLYYQVSTTKSLLPSLYYQVSTTKSLLPSLYYQVSTTKSLLPISTTKSLLPSLYYQVSTTKSLLLSLSYQVSTTKSLLLSLYYQVSTTKSVLPSLYYQVSTTKSLLPSLCY, from the exons atgtatgactatcaaa GCCACTTCCTTTTATTACACATGTCTctactaccaagtctctactaccaagtctctactaccaagtctctactaccaagtctctactaccaagtctctactaccaagtctctactaccaagtctctactaccaagtctctactaccaagtctctactaccaagtctc accaagtctctactaccaagtctctactaccaagtctctactaccaagtctctactaccaagtctctactaccaagtctctactaccaagtctctactTCTAAGTCTctactaccaagtctctactaccaagtctctactaccaagtctctactaccaagtctctactaccaagtctctactaccaagtctctactaccaagtctctactaccaagtctctactaccaagtctctactaccaagtctctactaccaagtctctactaccaagtctctactaccaagtctctactaccaagtctctactaccaagtctgtactaccaagtctctactaccaAGTCTCTGCTACCAA tctctactaccaagtctctactaccaagtctctactaccaagtctctactaccaagtctctactacTAAGTCTCTCctaccaagtctctactacTAAGTCTCTACTACTAAGTCTctactaccaagtctctactaccaAGTCTGTACTACCAAGTCTGtactaccaagtctctactacTAAGTCTCTCCTACCAAGTCTCTGCTACTAA